The region CTGCTGGACGAGCACCGAGGATGCCGACTATCTCGAACTCGAGATCGCGCTGCCGGAGAACATTCGCGTGCAGCGACAAATTGTGCTCGCCCGCGAAGACGGCTTCTTGTTTTTAGCGGATGCCGTGTTGGGTACCGAGGCGGCGTCGCTGGAATATCGTGGCGCGTTGCCGCTGGGAGCGGAAGTCAGTTTCGATCCCTCGACCGAGACCCGCGAAGGCTATCTGGTAGGCCGCAAGCCGCGGGGGCTGGCGTTTCCGTTGGCACTGCCCGAGTGGAAGGCCCAACCAAGCGCCGGCGCGCTGGAGGGCACGCTCGAACAGACGCTCGAATTGCGTGCCGCGCGACGTGACGCCCGCTGTCTGTACGCTCCCCTGTTCATCGATCTGAACAGCCGGCGAATCTTCCGCCCCGCCACCTGGCGACAACTGACCGTGGCCGAAGATCGGCAGACACTGTCGCCGGATGTGGCCGTCGGGTATCGGGTGCAGGTGCGCGACGAGCAGTGGCTGCTCTATCGATCTTTGGGCAAGCGCGGCAACCGCACGCTGCTGGGGCATAACCTGGTTTCGGAGTTCCTGGTTGCCCGCTTCAAAACCGACGGCGATATCGAGCCCTTGGTCGAAATCGAATAAGCGCGAGAATTGGCGCGCTGCCGACGTTCCCGATTGATATGATTCGGGCGCGCGTGCCCGTCGCGCTGTAAACCCTCGCCGCCGCCAAGCATGTCCGATGCTCTCCGTATCTCTGAAAATCTCGTCCAGGTGCGCGAGCGGATCGCTGTCGCGGCCGCCCGCGCAGGTCGCCAGGCGGACGAAATCACGCTCGTAGCCGTGACGAAATATGCCGACGAGCAGGCGATTTCGGCCTTGCTGGACGCGGGCTGCCGCGATCTTGGCGAAAGCCGGCCTCAACAGCTATGGCAGCGAGCCGCGACGTTCGCCGGGCGTGATATTCGCTGGCACATGATCGGCCATATGCAGCGCAACAAAGTCGCGCGCACCATACCGCTGGTTTCGCTGGTGCACTCCTGCGACAGCCCGCGGTTGGCCAGCGCGCTCGACGAAGCTGCCGCGGCGCAAGCGACCGGCCGCGTGCCGGTGTTAATCGAAGTGAACATTTCGGCCGATCCGGCTAAGCATGGCTTCGGAGCGGCCGAACTGCCTGATGCACTGGCGCAGTTGGCGACGCTCGCGCACATTCAGGTGCGCGGACTTATGGCGATGGCCGGTCGCGCCGATGATCCCGTGGCGGCGCAAACGGACTTTCGCCATCTTCGCTTGTTGCGCGACAAACTTCGCGACACAGCACCAACAGCCATTTCGCTCGACGAACTTTCGATGGGCATGAGCGGCGATTACGAGATCGCCATCGCCGAGGGGGCCACGATCGTCCGCGTCGGCTCGGCATTGTACGAGGGGGCGGAATGATCGAGCTCCGCCCGCACGCGCATGGGATCGTCCTGCCGGTGCGAGCACAGCCGGGCGCGCGACGTGCCGCGATTACGGGCGAGCATGGCGGTATGTTGAAAGTCAGCGTCACGGCTCCGCCCGACAAGGGCAAAGCCAATCAGGCGATCGTCGAGCTGCTGTGCGAAGCACTGACGTTATCACGCTCGCAGGTCGAATTGTTGTCCGGCCAGACATCGCGCACGAAGCAATTCTTGATCCGCGATCTCCCGGCCGACGAAATCGCCAAGCGAATCGCGATCTGCCTGAATGATCTCTCGTAGCACGCACGACGTACGTCAATCGCGTGCGATCAAGCCGAGCATTCTTATCTAGCGTGCTTGAATCGTCGCGTTACCAATCGGCAGCAGCGGATGCCCTGCCAAGGCTTGCCAAAGTATGGCGCCCGTCAGAGCCGCGTAGAACAGTGCCACCGTGGCGAAGGCCGCGACTTGCCGGGGCGAAGTGCGCACGAGCTTTCCGCGACTGATTGAGTATCCCACAAGCGGCAGAATCTGCAGCGCATGCAATGCCAACGCATGCGCCGGGCGAAGATCTCCGCCGACGGCGTTCCAATGCACTACCGGCAGGCCCGGCCCTCCGTCAGTGCCCCCGTACGAATGCCCTTGATGCGCCACCATGCCCACACCGATAACGCCCCCGGCGATGACGCCTGCCAACCCTAATCGAATGCCCCACAAATAAGGCGGCGGAAGCGGCGCATTCCGCCGGAAAAACAGCACCAACAGTAGCGCATCCAAACCGGTGCTGAACAAAATCATCAGCCCCATCACGCTGAAGATTGCACCGTCGAGCGGTGTCGCATCGTTAAAGTGCGATGTTGTGCCGCGCAGCGATTGCCCACCGATGCACACGATCTCGACCGTCATGGCGACGCACGTACCCCAGCGAACGAGCGCCTTGGCCCAAGCGGGGCCCGTCAGATGCGGCAGGAACCAGGCCAAGGTCCACGCGTAGATCGCGATCGAGGCCGCGAACTTCGCTGGCTTGATCCAGGGATTGATGCCGAGGATCGTGCGCGGATCAAACGGCATCGCCGCGAGCATTGCGATCAATAGCGCGATCTGAAACCAGCCCAAGCGCGACAGCACACGATCGCGACGATCAATTTCGCGCAATACTGCGAGCATGCGTACGGGCTCCATCGACAGCGGCGATCGTTGGCGGCAGTTGTTTTAGCGGACAGCGCGGCGGTTTGTGGCTAGAACATGCCCCAGGATTTCCGGGCCAATCTTCGACAAAGGAAGACTCTGCTCGACAGCCTGCAACTCGACGGCCGCCTTGGGCATGCCGTAGACGACCGACGTTCCCTGGTCTTGGGCCAACGTCAGCCAGCCGGCTTTCTTCAACAGCAAAATGCCACGGGCACCGTCGCTACCCATGCCCGTCAACAGCGCTGCGACGCCGGGAGTGGTCCAATGACGCGCAGCGCTTTGGCAGAATACGTCCACTGACGGACGGTACGGGTATGCGCCAGGCTCAGAGGAATAATGAAACCGTTTGTCCGAGCGCAGCAACAGATGGTCATTCGTCGAGGCGAGCGCCACGGTGCCAACCTTCGGCTCTTCGCCGGCACGCGCGACGGTAACCGACATGCGGGTCCGGGTCGCCAACCAATGCGCCAGCCCCGGGGCAAAATCGAACCCAATGTGCTGTACGACCACGACGGCGGCCGGTAGGTCGGCCGGCAAAGCCGAAAGGACCTGGGCAACGGCCTCGGGTCCACCGGTCGAAGCTCCCAGGATCACCAGCGGCGGTACTGCGCCGGTATCAACCTGGGGAGGCCGGGAACCGCCGGCAACAACGGCCGAGTCTGCGGAAGCCGGCGTCAGCGAGCTGATCTGTTTGCTGCGCACCAGCTTTGCGATCCGCGCGAGCATGGGCTCGGCTTCGCGCACTTCGCCGCCCGGGCCAAAGACCGGCGTATTCACCGCATCCAGTCCGCCATGCCCCATCGCGGCGTACACCTGGTTCAGATTGCCCGTGACGCTCGACGTGACCAGCAGGATCGGGCATGGCGAGCCCGCCATGATCTGCCGCGTGGCTTCGACGCCATCCATGACGGGCATGATCAAGTCCATCAGAACAATGTCAGGCACGTCGCGCGCCGCCTGAGCCACGGCGTCAGCGCCGTTCTCGGCGACCCAGGCAATCGAATAGCCAGGAACCGAGAGCACGGCGCGGCGCAACACCTCGCGCGCCAAAGCCAAATCGTTAACGATCGCGATACGCATGTGGACTCGAACCGAAGTGCGCGGCGTTGCCCTTGCCGCGATTGACTGATTTCATCTTATCGTTCGGATTGCGTCTAGGCCGATTCGCCGACGCAATCCCGGACCGCCTGCACGAATGTCTGGTCGTGAAAACTGCTTTTGGTCAAGTAATAGTTGGCCCCCACGTCGAGTCCGCGCATGCGATCCTCGGGCCGCTCCTTGTACGAGACGATGATCACCGGCAGATTGGCCAGCGACGCGTCGGCGCGAATCATTTGTACAAGTTCCAAACCGTTCATGCGAGGCATATCGACGTCCGAGATCACCAGGTCGAAGGGCTCGCTGCGAACCATGTTCCACCCTTCCTGGCCATCGACGGCGACCGTCACGTCGTAGCCGTGGCTGCGCAGGATTTGCCGTTCGACTTCGCGCACCGTGATCGAATCATCGACGACCAGCACTCGCTTTTTTCTAACGGTGGCATTTTCGGCGCGCGTATGTCGCTGGAGCGCGCCCCCCTGAATGTGGCGGTCCAGCGAACGGATCAGATCCTCGACGTCGGCGATCAAAACCGGCGCGCCATCATCCAGGATTGCCGCGGCGCTGATGTTGGGCACTTTGCCCAGTCGGCCGTCGAGCGGCCGTACGACGAGATCCTGCTCGCCGCGGAAATCGTCAACGATCAGGCCGTATTGCCCCGTCGAGTCACTAACCAGCAGCACCAGCATTTCACGCTTGTCGAGCGGCTTCTTCGAAAGCCCTAAGGCTTGCGAGGCGAGCAACACGCCCACATTCTGCCCGTCAACGACGATGAACTGCCGATTCTCGAGCGACTTGAGCGCGGACTCGTTGATTTGCAGCAGACGGTCGATGCGATTGTGCGGAAATGCGTACGGCTCGCCATCGATTTCCACAATGACGGCCCGCAATACCGAGAGCGTAATCGGCAATTGCAGGTGAAACGTGGCGCCGTGGCCCAGGCGCGTTGTGACGCGGACCGAGCCGCCAATGCGGCGAACCGACTGTTGCACAACGTCCAACCCAACGCCCCGGCCAGAATATTCTGTAACCTTGTCGGCGGTTGAAAAGCCCGGCAGAAAAAGGAACTCCAGCACTTCGGCCGGCGACATCGATTCGGTCAGTTCAGCGGTTGTCAGCCCACGCTCGACGATCTTGCGACGGATGCGTTCGACGTCGAGTCCCCGTCCATCGTCGGTAATCGTGATCGCGAGCATGCCGGCACGATGCTTGACTTCGAGCTTGATGAGACCACCGGGCGCCTTGCCTGCCGCCTGGCGGACGTCAGGCATTTCGATACCATGATCGACCGCGTTGCGCAGCAGGTGCGTGAGCGGCGCTTCGAGCTTTTCGAGCACGTCGCGATCGACGTCGGTTTCCAGCCCATCGATCTCCAAACGAACCTGCTTGTCCAGTTGCCGAGCCATGTCACGCACCAGCCGCGGGAATCCGTGCGCGCCATCGCCGAACGGACGCATGCGGCTGACGATTACTTCGTGATAGAGCCGACTATTGAGGTCTTCGGCCTGCGCCGCGTGATCGTCGAAGGCCACCAAGCGCTCGGCTAGCATCTTGCGGCATTGCGCCGTGCCAAGGCGGGCCTGATTCACTAAGCCGATCGTATCCTCGTCGGCGCCGCGGGTCGGCAGGGCATGCGAAAGGTTGTCGAGCAGCAGCGACACATCATCCTGGTGCTTTTTCAGCTTCAAAAGCGCCGTCGAAAACGGTTGCAGCCAGCGCGCTTGCACGAGCGACTCGCCTGCCAATCCCATCAAACGATTCAAGCTTTGCGCCGAAACGCGCACCACGGCTGCAGCCGCCTCGACGCTGGCGTCGGGAGGTGCCGGCGCGATCTCGGCGACTGCAGCGCCGGCCGGTGGCTCAGGCTCGCGAAGCTCCAACGCCTCGACCGTTGGTGGAACGGCCGTAGTCCCGGCGACCGGTTCAACCATCCGCTGCGCGGGCACTGGCGCTGCTTCGACGATCGTCGTTTCGGCTTGCAATTGCTGAGTGAGTGCCGCCACTTCCGGCGCGCGACGCGTTTGCCAATCAGAGAGGGCCGCGGCGTCGATCGCGACAAGTTCGGCTAGCACATCGAGCGCCGCGGCTAACGATTTGGCGTCGGCAGCCTCGAGTACCATGCCGCCCGAACGAACACGGGCAAAGAACTCTTCAAGCGCGTGGGCCAGCTCGACCGCCAGGTCGTTGTCGACGATTCTTGCCGCACCGCGAATCGTATGCGCGGCGTCGACCAATATCTCGAACTGACTGGCTTCGGCCGTGCCAGTCAGAATCGCGATCAACGTTTGTTGGGTGACGAGCGCATGGCTGCGAACTTCTTCGCGGAAGACGTCGAACATCGAGAAATCTTCGCCCGGCTCGAGTGGCTCGGCCGGAATGGCGATCGCCGACAGTGCCGCAACCGCCGCCTTTTTGTCGACCGATCCGGATATTGCGTCCGTCGGCGGCGGCGACGCGGACGGCACTTTCTCGACGGGCGCTGGTGTCGGTGGCGAAGGTGCAACAGCAGCAGGAGACACGGCCGGGGCCGGACTCTCGCCGCGGGCCACCTGGCCGAGCAATTTCTCGAGCTGTGCGATCTCCGCGGCGTGACCACTCTGCCAGGCGCCGGTCGTTGCCTCGGTCGCGGTGCCCAATTCCGCCAACAGGTCGGTGCCACGCAGCAACTGGTCGATGTCGGCGGGCATGATCGTGATCTGCCCTTCCTGGGCCGCGACAAAGACATCTTCCATGACGTGGGCCAATTTCACGGCCAGGTCGATGCCGACAATCCGCGCCGCCCCTTTGATCGAATGAGCGGCGCGCATCAGCGGTTCGATTTGGCGCGGATTGCTCGCGTCGGCTTCGAGTTCGAGCAAGCCTTGGCTGAGCGCCGCCGCATGCGCGCGGGCTTCTTCCTGGAAGAGCTCGAACAGTGAAAAGTCGCCCCCTTGGCTCATACGATAGCCCTCGTTTTCAGGGCCTGACGCAACCGCTCGACGTCGAGAAAGCCGATCGTGCGATTCTCCTGCGCGAATATGCCACGCGACATGCGACCGCCGTAACGTCCGACCGTGGCCGGCACGCTCGTCAGGTCCGCAGCATGGAAACGATGCACCTGGTCGACCTCGTCGACAGGGAATACCCAGCGCTCGGATTCGAAATGCACCACCAGCAGCCGCGCGGTTGTTGCCGGTGTGTCAGTCGCCGAAACCGCTGCCGCTTGAGGCGCCGCGCCGTTGGGCGCCGATTTAATGAGCGCGGATTCGCTCGACGAGATGGCGAGCAACTGCCCAAGCCGGGCGCACATTTCGAGCTCCCCACGGATATTGACCAGGCCTGCCAGCAGGCCGCCCCGATGGGGAATGCGATGCACAGGTCGCACGGCGTGGACTTCGACCAGCACTTGGACCGGCAATGCCAGCCACTCCTCGCCAATGCGAAAAACCAGCGCGCTGTGGGCATCCGGAATGACCGCCTCGGGCGGAGCGGCGAGTCGAGCCCTGGCTTCTTCCAAATATCCCTGCGGCGCCGGCCCTGCCAACAGTCGGTCGCTGGCCGTGGCGAAGACCGGACAATTGTGGCAATGCACGAAGCGCGGCAACTCGGGACAACTATGGTCACCGCAGACACCGATGCGGTTCCAGCAATCGTCGATCGTTGCCAGTTGCGAGAGAGATTCGCTCATGCGTCACCTCCCTGGGTGGCTCGTTCGAGGCGCGATCGCAAAGCGGCCGCCTGCGAGTGAGCGCCCTGCTGTTCGCAGAGAAGCATCAAGTGCAGCAACGAATCGCCGTGATCGGGATCGAGGTACAACGCCTTCTCGAAATATTGCTTGGCACCTTTGTCGTGCCGTGCTTGCTGGATGATTCCCAAGAGCGTGAATAGGTCGGCCGTAGGCCCCGACTTGGTAAGTAACGCCTGGCAATCGGCCCACGCTTCGTCCAAACGGCCGGCATCTGCGTGCTGACGGGCAGTCGTGAGCGGATCGCCGGCGATCTCGGTCGGCACGGTTGGAGTCGTGCGCTTGGCAGCGGGCCTTGGTGAGACGGCAGCCTTCGCCCTGCGTCCCGCGTCCTGCCGCGATGCGGGAGACTTTGTGGCAACTGCTTCGCGCGTTGCATAGTTTGCAGCAGGTAAAGGCGCCAGAGCTGGTTTAGCAGGTGAGTCTGCTGCGGATACGCCCTCGCGCGCGTACAGGAAGCAACCATCAGGGCCAACATGGCGGAATCGACGATCGAGCGAACTCAGTGGCTCGGCGTGCCCCATCGCGATCAGTCCGTCGCTGGCGAGCAGCCGATCAAGGACGCCGATCACCTGTTGCCGGGCTGCGTCATGCAAGTAGATAAACAGGTTGCGGCAGAAAATCAAATCGTAGCGCGCGGCGCCGTGCAGAAAACCAGGCTCGACCAGATTCGCGCAATGAAAGTCAACCGTCGAACGAATCGATTCGTCGAGTTCCCAGCCGCCATCCACGGAGTGAAAATACCGTTCGCGCAGGTCCGGCTCGGTCTGGCGAAAGGAAAAGTCCGTGTAATGCCCCTTCCGTGCGCGGGCCAGAAATCTTTCATTGATGTCGCAGGCGTCGATATGCCAGGCTTTGCGCGGCACCTGCAATTCCGTCAGCGCGATCGAAAGCGAATAGGGTTCCTCGCCCGTGCAACAGGGGACGCATAAGACGCGGAATGGACGAGTGAGCGAACGATTTCTGGCGGCGTCCTTAATGCGCGCGGCGAGGTACGAGAACAACTCACCGCCACGGAAGAACCAGGTTTCGCAAACGACCAGCTCGTTGACCAGGGCTTCGAACTCTTGCGCCGAGTTTTGCAGTCGACCGGCATAATCCGACAGTTCTGCGATTCCTAGCGCGCGCTGCCGCAGAGCCACGGCCGACGGAACGACCGAGGGGCCGAGCGATTCGGGATCCAGCCCGATGCGCTTGCGCAGCAAACCAGTAATGGCATCAAGGTTCATGCCGTACACACCCCGGCCAGTTGCTCGCGGATCGAGGGAGTTAACAATCGGTCGATGTCGAGCAGACGCGTGATCTCACCCCGGTCGATAATGGCTGGGCCCAGCTCCGGTCGCGTAACAGCGCCGGCTGGCTCGACCGAGGAGTGGGTGATTTCGTGAATTTCGGAAACGTGCGCGGCCAACAGACCCAGCGAGCCTTCTGTTCCACCCGCCTGCGGCCAAGGGAGAAGAATGATGCGGCTGCTGAGTTGCTGGGGACAATCTCCCGCACCGAGTAGGCGGTGCAGGTCGATCACCGGAACAACGTTTTGAGCGTAGACGAACACGCCCGCCAGCCAGGGCGGAGCGCCGGCGACGCGTTCGAGCGGCACGCGCGGCACGACCAGGCTGATCTGGCGGACGTCGAGCGCTACGCGGCTGTTATCAATCTGAAACGTCAGGGCAAGCATCGGACGAATCGCGCCTAGGTTTTGAACTGGGCGATCTCCTCATTCAGCGTCTTCACGCTTTCACGCAAATGCGCCGTGGCGGTGTTGAACTCGTCGAGCGAGGCCACGGTTTGCTTCGTGCCGCTGGCCACGGTGAGCATGGCTTCGTTAATCTGCTCGGCGCCGATCGATTGATTGTGTACACCCTCGTTGACCAATTGAAAGCGGTCGCTGACGGTGCGGACCTCTTCGATAATCTGGCCGATCTGGCTGTTAATCTCGCCGACCCGGTCCATGCCGTGCCGCACTTCCTCGCTGAATTTGTCCATCTGCATCACGCCGGCCGAGACCGCGTCGTGCATGTGGCGGACCATGTTCTCGATATCGAGCGTGGCCACAGCAGTCTGGTCAGCCAGGCGGCGAATCTCGCGGGCCACGACCAGGAAGCCGCGACCATATTCGCCTGCCTTCTCGGCCTCGATGGCAGCATTGATCGAGAGCAGGTTGGTTTGGTCCGCCACCTTCGTAATTGTGGTGACGACGACGTTGATATTATCCGCCTTCTCGCGAATCAGGGCCAGCTTCGTCGAAATCGAGGCCGTCGATTCGACCAATTGGCTCATTGTCGATTCCATATCGGCCAACCGCGTGCGCCCCGACCCCGCCAGCGTGGCGGCCTGGTGTGCCCGCTGGCTGACTTCGCTCATCGTGCCGGCTAGTTCCTTGCCGGTGGCCGAAATCTGACGGACCGCCGCTGCGATTTCGGTCGTCGAGCTGCTTAGGTCTTGAACGGTGTTTTCCTGCTGCTTGGCCGTGGCTGCGATCTCGGACGCGGTGGACAACAGCGTCAGGCTCGATTCACGCACTTTCACGACCACGGCATGAATCTTCCCGATCATGGCGTTGATCCCCGAGCCCAGTTGCCCCATCTCGTTGCCACAGTCGACGGGAATGCGAGCGGTGAGGTCGCTGGCTCCGCTGGCCATCTCGTGAATGCGCGAGACGAGGGCTTTCGTCGCGTCGACTACGTCGCGCGCCACGACCCAGCCCAGCGAGGCCACCAGCGCGACCGAGACGATGCTGACGATGATCATCGTGAT is a window of Pirellulales bacterium DNA encoding:
- a CDS encoding YggS family pyridoxal phosphate-dependent enzyme; the protein is MSDALRISENLVQVRERIAVAAARAGRQADEITLVAVTKYADEQAISALLDAGCRDLGESRPQQLWQRAATFAGRDIRWHMIGHMQRNKVARTIPLVSLVHSCDSPRLASALDEAAAAQATGRVPVLIEVNISADPAKHGFGAAELPDALAQLATLAHIQVRGLMAMAGRADDPVAAQTDFRHLRLLRDKLRDTAPTAISLDELSMGMSGDYEIAIAEGATIVRVGSALYEGAE
- a CDS encoding DUF167 domain-containing protein, with product MIELRPHAHGIVLPVRAQPGARRAAITGEHGGMLKVSVTAPPDKGKANQAIVELLCEALTLSRSQVELLSGQTSRTKQFLIRDLPADEIAKRIAICLNDLS
- the cheB gene encoding chemotaxis-specific protein-glutamate methyltransferase CheB; its protein translation is MRIAIVNDLALAREVLRRAVLSVPGYSIAWVAENGADAVAQAARDVPDIVLMDLIMPVMDGVEATRQIMAGSPCPILLVTSSVTGNLNQVYAAMGHGGLDAVNTPVFGPGGEVREAEPMLARIAKLVRSKQISSLTPASADSAVVAGGSRPPQVDTGAVPPLVILGASTGGPEAVAQVLSALPADLPAAVVVVQHIGFDFAPGLAHWLATRTRMSVTVARAGEEPKVGTVALASTNDHLLLRSDKRFHYSSEPGAYPYRPSVDVFCQSAARHWTTPGVAALLTGMGSDGARGILLLKKAGWLTLAQDQGTSVVYGMPKAAVELQAVEQSLPLSKIGPEILGHVLATNRRAVR
- a CDS encoding hybrid sensor histidine kinase/response regulator; this translates as MSQGGDFSLFELFQEEARAHAAALSQGLLELEADASNPRQIEPLMRAAHSIKGAARIVGIDLAVKLAHVMEDVFVAAQEGQITIMPADIDQLLRGTDLLAELGTATEATTGAWQSGHAAEIAQLEKLLGQVARGESPAPAVSPAAVAPSPPTPAPVEKVPSASPPPTDAISGSVDKKAAVAALSAIAIPAEPLEPGEDFSMFDVFREEVRSHALVTQQTLIAILTGTAEASQFEILVDAAHTIRGAARIVDNDLAVELAHALEEFFARVRSGGMVLEAADAKSLAAALDVLAELVAIDAAALSDWQTRRAPEVAALTQQLQAETTIVEAAPVPAQRMVEPVAGTTAVPPTVEALELREPEPPAGAAVAEIAPAPPDASVEAAAAVVRVSAQSLNRLMGLAGESLVQARWLQPFSTALLKLKKHQDDVSLLLDNLSHALPTRGADEDTIGLVNQARLGTAQCRKMLAERLVAFDDHAAQAEDLNSRLYHEVIVSRMRPFGDGAHGFPRLVRDMARQLDKQVRLEIDGLETDVDRDVLEKLEAPLTHLLRNAVDHGIEMPDVRQAAGKAPGGLIKLEVKHRAGMLAITITDDGRGLDVERIRRKIVERGLTTAELTESMSPAEVLEFLFLPGFSTADKVTEYSGRGVGLDVVQQSVRRIGGSVRVTTRLGHGATFHLQLPITLSVLRAVIVEIDGEPYAFPHNRIDRLLQINESALKSLENRQFIVVDGQNVGVLLASQALGLSKKPLDKREMLVLLVSDSTGQYGLIVDDFRGEQDLVVRPLDGRLGKVPNISAAAILDDGAPVLIADVEDLIRSLDRHIQGGALQRHTRAENATVRKKRVLVVDDSITVREVERQILRSHGYDVTVAVDGQEGWNMVRSEPFDLVISDVDMPRMNGLELVQMIRADASLANLPVIIVSYKERPEDRMRGLDVGANYYLTKSSFHDQTFVQAVRDCVGESA
- a CDS encoding chemotaxis protein CheW — protein: MSESLSQLATIDDCWNRIGVCGDHSCPELPRFVHCHNCPVFATASDRLLAGPAPQGYLEEARARLAAPPEAVIPDAHSALVFRIGEEWLALPVQVLVEVHAVRPVHRIPHRGGLLAGLVNIRGELEMCARLGQLLAISSSESALIKSAPNGAAPQAAAVSATDTPATTARLLVVHFESERWVFPVDEVDQVHRFHAADLTSVPATVGRYGGRMSRGIFAQENRTIGFLDVERLRQALKTRAIV
- a CDS encoding CheR family methyltransferase; translation: MNLDAITGLLRKRIGLDPESLGPSVVPSAVALRQRALGIAELSDYAGRLQNSAQEFEALVNELVVCETWFFRGGELFSYLAARIKDAARNRSLTRPFRVLCVPCCTGEEPYSLSIALTELQVPRKAWHIDACDINERFLARARKGHYTDFSFRQTEPDLRERYFHSVDGGWELDESIRSTVDFHCANLVEPGFLHGAARYDLIFCRNLFIYLHDAARQQVIGVLDRLLASDGLIAMGHAEPLSSLDRRFRHVGPDGCFLYAREGVSAADSPAKPALAPLPAANYATREAVATKSPASRQDAGRRAKAAVSPRPAAKRTTPTVPTEIAGDPLTTARQHADAGRLDEAWADCQALLTKSGPTADLFTLLGIIQQARHDKGAKQYFEKALYLDPDHGDSLLHLMLLCEQQGAHSQAAALRSRLERATQGGDA
- a CDS encoding chemotaxis protein CheW produces the protein MLALTFQIDNSRVALDVRQISLVVPRVPLERVAGAPPWLAGVFVYAQNVVPVIDLHRLLGAGDCPQQLSSRIILLPWPQAGGTEGSLGLLAAHVSEIHEITHSSVEPAGAVTRPELGPAIIDRGEITRLLDIDRLLTPSIREQLAGVCTA
- a CDS encoding methyl-accepting chemotaxis protein, with the protein product MALFRNATIQRRLRGIVVFSALGLAIVLAVALILLANFGVNGPLYERLMLRKTAMAEFEPCTLFVIEPYLSLFEITASSDPDETKKLIAEFHALEGKFEARKAYWMEAMYEGPTKIALRTDVLPSVERLMKVANRDFLPLVEEGKHDAANKVFSEQVRPLYEEHREAIDRAVKIGHDRTISEQQEAEQKVHFWLITMIIVSIVSVALVASLGWVVARDVVDATKALVSRIHEMASGASDLTARIPVDCGNEMGQLGSGINAMIGKIHAVVVKVRESSLTLLSTASEIAATAKQQENTVQDLSSSTTEIAAAVRQISATGKELAGTMSEVSQRAHQAATLAGSGRTRLADMESTMSQLVESTASISTKLALIREKADNINVVVTTITKVADQTNLLSINAAIEAEKAGEYGRGFLVVAREIRRLADQTAVATLDIENMVRHMHDAVSAGVMQMDKFSEEVRHGMDRVGEINSQIGQIIEEVRTVSDRFQLVNEGVHNQSIGAEQINEAMLTVASGTKQTVASLDEFNTATAHLRESVKTLNEEIAQFKT